A stretch of the Lolium perenne isolate Kyuss_39 chromosome 3, Kyuss_2.0, whole genome shotgun sequence genome encodes the following:
- the LOC127338925 gene encoding zealexin A1 synthase-like produces the protein MAETTPMQVVSYTFLCVLVATILLKLKHRRSAGGLNLPPGPWALPVIGHMHHLVGALPHQAMQRLAQLHGPVMLLRLGHVPTLVISSPEAAREVMKVHDAVFANRPMYVAADVFTYGGADISFARGLHWKPLRKLCATELLSPRSVRSFRSVREEEAARLARSVAAAGGAVVNVGEMAKVMMNDVIMRVSVGDRCAQRAAYLEELDRVLDLMSGFNLTDLFPTSRLAKALGGRALKATWEVHHRIHAIMEAMISDHKVAMESEGDNADAGGDQRGDILTILLRFQRNGGMGGGVTLTNANISGVLFDLFAAGSETTATTTTWAMSELMRNPRIMAKAQSEVRGVLQGKTEVTEADIDGRLPYLQMVIKETFRLHAPVPLLMPRLCNEPAKVMGYDVPAGTTVFVNVWAIGKGDESWTDAGEFRPERFETDMVDYAGTDFRFIPGGAGRKMCPGMMFGVSNVEIALASLLYHFDWKIPGGGNPEKLDMTEAYGITARRKTELLLEAIPFVP, from the exons ATGGCAGAAACCACGCCCATGCAGGTCGTGAGCTACACTTTCCTCTGCGTCCTCGTCGCCACCATACTTCTCAAGCTCAAGCACAGGCGCAGCGCCGGCGGCCTGAACCTGCCGCCGGGGCCATGGGCGCTCCCGGTGATCGGGCACATGCACCACCTGGTCGGCGCGCTGCCGCACCAGGCCATGCAGCGGCTCGCGCAGCTGCACGGCCCCGTCATGCTGCTCCGGCTCGGCCACGTCCCCACGCTCGTGATCTCCTCCCCGGAGGCGGCCAGGGAGGTGATGAAGGTCCACGACGCCGTCTTCGCGAACCGGCCCATGTACGTGGCCGCGGACGTCTTCACCTACGGCGGCGCCGACATCTCCTTCGCGCGCGGCCTGCACTGGAAGCCCCTGCGCAAGCTCTGCGCCACGGAGCTGCTCAGCCCGAGGAGCGTCCGCTCGTTCCGCTCCGTCCGGGAGGAGGAGGCCGCGAGGCTCGCGAggtccgtcgccgccgccggcggtgccgTCGTCAACGTCGGCGAGATGGCGAAGGTGATGATGAACGACGTGATCATGAGGGTGTCCGTGGGCGACCGGTGCGCGCAGCGGGCGGCGTACCTGGAGGAGCTGGACAGGGTGCTGGACCTCATGTCCGGGTTCAACCTCACCGACCTGTTCCCGACGTCGCGCCTCGCCAAGGCGCTCGGCGGCAGGGCCCTCAAGGCGACGTGGGAGGTGCACCATAGGATCCACGCCATCATGGAGGCCATGATCAGTGACCACAAGGTGGCGATGGAGAGCGAGGGAGACAACGCTGATGCCGGAGGTGATCAGAGGGGCGACATACTCACCATTCTACTCCGGTTCCAGAGGAATGGCGGCATGGGCGGCGGCGTCACACTCACCAACGCTAACATCAGCGGTGTCCTCTTC GATCTTTTTGCTGCGGGCTCGGAGACGACGGCGACCACGACGACCTGGGCCATGTCGGAGCTGATGAGGAACCCACGCATAATGGCCAAAGCGCAGTCCGAGGTCCGTGGAGTCCTCCAAGGCAAGACCGAGGTGACCGAGGCGGACATCGACGGCCGGCTCCCCTACCTCCAGATGGTCATCAAGGAGACCTTCAGGCTGCACGCTCCGGTGCCGCTGCTCATGCCGAGGCTGTGCAACGAGCCAGCGAAGGTCATGGGCTACGACGTGCCCGCGGGCACCACTGTGTTCGTGAACGTGTGGGCGATAGGCAAGGGCGATGAGAGCTGGACCGACGCGGGCGAGTTCAGGCCCGAGAGGTTCGAGACTGATATGGTGGACTACGCTGGCACGGACTTCAGGTTCATCCCCGGTGGTGCCGGCCGAAAGATGTGCCCCGGTATGATGTTTGGGGTGTCAAACGTCGAGATTGCTCTCGCGAGCCTTCTCTATCACTTCGACTGGAAGATTCCTGGCGGCGGGAACCCGGAGAAGCTTGACATGACCGAGGCGTATGGCATCACGGCACGCCGAAAGACTGAGCTCTTGTTAGAAGCTATTCCATTTGTGCCTTGA